A genomic region of Papaver somniferum cultivar HN1 chromosome 7, ASM357369v1, whole genome shotgun sequence contains the following coding sequences:
- the LOC113293719 gene encoding uncharacterized protein LOC113293719 — protein MEEEVVNLLMAPLTLHLDQGSLRDGVFYEYPGLLGLTKVVGWDVPDELVDKYIPLEFLEGAEYNHIPNYIGKVKYSNKWYHLFHGYHHLLNNLPEKFKNWVLYEYNLEGGFYPYQIDDLMKLIIRSGAEALEELRERGVSHGSVKERNIVFILNHAHRISSVKLMGFTYNQHKSKWKQDFYDFGIVIKSLLGPYDNFPEALDFVARFDGSHRNTKLMQAFKKDPRSVERHLICWIAEKGLSFLIRLADWMDGYRSKSLDKVNYKMSYSDHMLYDAIQQIDTVDWKRGLPAYIMKTLPYTEFNSSEEFLKFGRNHHLHSASDPGAFQKFFKVTPEGYYKVFKAQNPEFMMDCYNAVEEFFEGDSGVVEPEWFDHFLISPSHLW, from the exons ATGGAAGAGGAGGTTGTGAATTTGCTTATGGCACCACTCACATTACATCTAGATCAGGGATCTCTCAGAGATGGTGTTTTTTATGAGTATCCAGGATTATTAGGATTAACTAAAGTTGTTGGATGGGATGTTCCTGATGAATTAGTTGATAAATATATTCCTCTAGAATTTTTAGAAGGTGCTGAATATAATCATATTCCCAACTACATTGGGAAGGTAAAATATAGTAACAAATGGTATCACCTTTTTCATGGCTATCACCATCTTCTAAATAACTTACCAGAGAAATTCAAGAATTGGGTGCTGTATGAGTATAATTTGGAAGGTGGTTTCTATCCTTACCAAATAGATGACTTGATGAAACTCATTATAag ATCAGGTGCAGAAGCTTTGGAAGAGTTGAGGGAGAGAGGTGTATCCCATGGTTCTGTTAAAGAACGCAACATTGTATTCATACTTAATCATGCACATAGAATATCTTCAGTGAAGTTGATGGGATTTACTTACAATCAGCATAAATCAAAGTGGAAGCAAG ATTTCTATGATTTTGGGATAGTGATCAAGAGTCTTCTTGGACCTTATGATAACTTTCCTGAGGCGTTAGATTTTGTCGCCAGATTTGACGGATCGCACAG GAATACAAAATTGATGCAAGCATTCAAGAAGGATCCAAGATCTGTTGAACGGCATCTAATCTGCTGGATTGCTGAAAAGGGTCTGAGTTTCTTAATCAGACTTGCTGATTGGATGGATGGTTATAGATCAAAATCTCTTGATAAAGTGAATTATAAAATGAGTTATAGTGATCATATGTTATATGATGCCATTCAGCAAATAGACACTGTTGATTGGAAACGAGGCTTGCCAGCTTATATTATGAAGACCCTTCCTTACACCGAATTCAACTCATCTGAAGAATTTCTCAAATTTGGAAGAAATCACCACCTACACAGTGCCAGCGATCCTGGAGCTTTTCAGAAGTTTTTTAAAGTTACGCCAGAGGGTTACTACAAGGTGTTTAAAGCTCAAAATCCCGAGTTTATGATGGACTGTTATAATGCGGTGGAAGAGTTTTTTGAGGGAGATAGTGGTGTTGTTGAACCGGAATGGTTCGATCACTTTTTAATCTCCCCAAGTCACTTATGGTAG